The Carassius auratus strain Wakin chromosome 5, ASM336829v1, whole genome shotgun sequence genome includes a window with the following:
- the LOC113081094 gene encoding neutrophil cytosolic factor 1, with product MAESYVRHVELLGFEKRFFPSQHYVYMLMVKWSDQSEKLVYRRYPEIHTFHKALKEMFPIEAGDIDGNDRIIPTLPAPKWLDNQKTTETRQVTLAEYFHSLLNLPPKISRCHLVCDFFKMRAEDETPPAPHPYKRNETFIMSTNRARGNTTSEITGPIMLESYRVIADYSKSSKYELSLKMGDMVDIVEKSPNGWWFCQWESRRGWVPASYLEPLDGADDSDEPEPNYTGELYKTTKGYKAVEEDELTLEPGETIEVIHKLLDGWWVVRKGEDTGFYPSIFLCRTGERKEVDAEKDVVRRATPPPRRSTIRNAQSIHAKGRQRITQDTYRRQSRRYLQQRGKLNSQSRNGTRSPLQERKTNRDNIANSGSPQAEDQDESVPVIPPRPSPQLILERCTENTCKRVSIHEAN from the exons ATGGCTGAATCGTACGTGAGACACGTGGAACTGTTAGGCTTCGAGAAACGATTCTTCCCCAGCCAGCACTAT GTGTACATGCTCATGGTTAAGTGGAGTGATCAATCTGAAAAGCTGGTGTACAGACGCTATCCAGAAATCCATACATTTCAT AAAGCTTTGAAGGAAATGTTCCCAATTGAGGCAGGAGACATTGACGGCAATGACAGAATCATTCCCACATTACCAG CTCCCAAATGGCTTGACAATCAGAAGACGACAGAGACGAGGCAGGTGACTCTTGCCGAATACTTTCATTCTCTTCTCAACCTGCCTCCGAAGATCTCCCGCTGTCACCTTGTATGTGACTTCTTCAAAATGCGGGCTGAAGATGAAACTCCACCAGCACCGCACCC ATACAAAAGAAATGAGACCTTCATTATGTCCACAAACAGAGCACGGGGCAACACCACATCAG AAATCACCGGGCCCATCATGCTCGAAAGCTACAGAGTGATCGCAGACTACAGCAAGAGCTCAAAGTATGAGCTCTCTCTAAAGATGGGAGACATGGTGGACATTGTGGAAAAAAGCCCAAATG GCTGGTGGTTTTGTCAGTGGGAGTCCAGGAGAGGCTGGGTGCCAGCTTCATACTTAGAGCCTCTGGATGGAGCAGATGATTCAGACGAACCAGAGCCTAATTACACAG GAGAGCTCTACAAAACCACTAAAGGGTATAAAGCTGTGGAAGAGGATGAGTTGACTCTCGAGCCAGGAGAGACGATCGAGGTCATCCATAAACTTCTTGATGGGTGGTGGGTGGTCAG GAAAGGAGAAGATACGGGCTTCTACCCATCCATATTCCTGTGCAGGACTGGAGAGAGGAAAGAGGTGGATGCGGAGAAGGACGTGGTCAGAAGAGCAACACCACCACCAAGAAG GTCTACCATACGCAACGCCCAGAGCATCCATGCTAAGGGACGCCAGCGAATCACTCAGGACACCTATCGAAGACAGAGCCGAAGGTACTTACAGCAGCGAGGAAAACTGAACTCCCAATCCAGGAATGGGACACGATCTCCACTGCAGGAGAGGAAGACAAACAGAG ATAACATTGCAAACTCAGGCTCTCCTCAAGCAGAAGATCAGGATGAAAGTGTTCCCGTCATTCCTCCTCGGCCCAGTCCTCAGCTCATTCTGGAGCGCTGCACTGAGAACACATGCAAGAGAGTCAGCATACATGAGGCCAACTGA
- the LOC113081129 gene encoding DNA-directed RNA polymerase II subunit RPB11-a, translating to MNAPPAFESFLLFEGEKKITIVKDTKVPNACLFTLNKEDHTLGNIIRSQLLKDPQVLFAGYKVPHPLEHKIVIRVQTTPDYSPQEAFTNAITDLISELSLLEERFRVAIKDKQEGIE from the exons ATGAACGCGCCACCGGCATTCGAGTCCTTTTTGCTATTTGAAGGAGAAAAGAA gatCACAATAGTTAAAGACACCAAGGTGCCAAATGCATGTCTGTTCACTCTGAATAAAGAGGATCACACACTGGGGAACATCATCCGGTC ACAACTGCTGAAGGACCCTCAGGTGCTGTTTGCTGGATATAAGGTTCCTCATCCTCTGGAGCACAAGATAGTGATCCGTGTTCAGACGACACCAGACTACAGTCCCCAGGAAGCCTTCACGAATGCCATCACTGATCTGATCAGTGAACTGTCCCTGCTGGAAGAGCGATTCAGG GTTGCCATCAAAGACAAGCAAGAGGGAATAGAATGA
- the lrwd1 gene encoding leucine-rich repeat and WD repeat-containing protein 1 isoform X1: protein MYIRVMEKITEKILLEKSSPKTNKLEQIKILNLSRMGLKSEDLPVPLLSKLCSLEQLDLSGNMLQEIPKGLHLPSLKILNCSNNDLEDVVSLEALRNIEELRLEDNLYLTVNDEHKVIFLLPKLRMFNGKDISSTAHHIRHGSTEILGKRVIGVWERSFSLPDPITAQSLAAVEKRFIAACAQIKYGPNSLSEYTKWRVEMIAKEYLKSLTCSEEEEGGKVTDTTPTKENETRTERKTRDLGGNSITSPQKRTRNNSEVAAEASPRKSSRLASAAPVEASPRKSTRVTSTPQKAGPIMSSPRKHTRMTNAGTPEGSPRKSSRLENAGKTESPRKAAKSVISTPTSRPAKDETPRKTAKDQTTSQQSKLKTAKTENNTPRKTASAKLKVPQEPVSLQPVHVLQCHSRQDSPEDFSTQLWACAFEPPRECSGGSRTVATCGGETLCVIDCESGHVLKKYKVPGEEFFSIAWSTVLMSRTGGSGRPCNILAAGGKRGLVKLIHPRVNLAFGEFRASRRAISIMRFSPRSASFLFTGTYENKIFLWDIGGLDRDYNFKISKLLVLETGSTPLHLSLPPSSPDTHLLSGCDDGLYIFNTELSKNTQKRNEEMEIVFPVYKKKDKKNTYRTIDGLSFLSDDIVASKSHMQGSIYLWSWRATRASWNGRKKEVAAVVLAELQWSSTDIPYLSLSTCPGYGYVVCGDEQGRLWMYHITDTMMENFKSGKTISATEVLEWPSPVRAGMGALEGPSINSIAMDPELHYLVALTDKNMAVVWKRESR from the exons ATGTACATTAGAG TCATGGAGAAGATAACAGAGAAGATACTGCTGGAGAAAAGCTCTCCAAAGACCAACAAGTTGGAACAGATCAAGATCCTCAA TCTCTCACGCATGGGACTGAAGAGCGAGGATCTGCCTGTGCCTCTGCTATCTAAACTGTGTAGTCTGGAGCAGTTGGATTTGTCTGGGAACATGCTGCAGGAGATTCCTAAAGGCCTCCATCTGCCCTCTCTGAAGATCCTTAACTGCTCAAACAATGATCTGGAGGATGTAGTGTCACTGGAAGCCCTGAGAAACATAGAGGAACTCCGACTAGAGGACAACCTCTACCTCACA GTCAATGATGAACACAAAGTGATCTTCCTGTTACCTAAACTGAGAATGTTCAATGGGAAGGATATTAGCTCCACGGCGCATCATATCCGCCACGGCAGCACCGAGATCCTCGGGAAGAGG GTGATTGGTGTGTGGGAACGAAGCTTCAGTCTCCCTGATCCCATTACAGCACAAAGTCTGGCTGCTGTTGAGAAGCGCTTTATTGCTGCCTGTGCCCAAATCAAATATGGTCCAAATTCCTTGAGTGAATACACAAAGTGGAGG GTTGAAATGATTGCAAAGGAATATTTGAAGTCACTGACATGcagtgaagaagaagaaggaggtaAAGTCACAGACACAACTCCAACAAAGGAAAATGAG ACTCGCACAGAGAGAAAAACTCGTGATCTTGGTGGTAACAGTATCACAAGTCCTCAGAAAAGAACCAGAAACAACTCTGAGGTGGCAGCAGAGGCCAGTCCACGAAAGTCGAGTCGCCTGGCGAGCGCAGCTCCAGTTGAGGCTAGTCCACGAAAATCCACGCGTGTGACAAGTACTCCACAGAAAGCTGGCCCTATAATGTCCAGCCCGAGAAAGCACACCAGAATGACCAATGCAGGCACCCCAGAGGGGAGTCCAAGGAAATCAAGCCGTCTAGAAAATGCTGGCAAAACTGAAAGCCCCAGGAAGGCAGCAAAGTCAGTCATATCTACGCCCACATCAAGACCAGCTAAAGATGAGACCCCGAGGAAAACAGCTAAAGATCAGACCACAAGTCAACAGAGCAAACTGAAAACTGCCAAAACAGAAAACAACACTCCTCGGAAAACTGCCAGTGCCAAACTCAAAGTTCCTCAG GAGCCGGTGAGTCTGCAGCCGGTGCATGTCTTGCAGTGTCACAGTCGACAGGACAGTCCTGAGGACTTCAGCACTCAGCTTTGGGCCTGTGCCTTTGAGCCCCCGCGGGAATGTAGCGGTGGGTCTCGGACAGTTGCCACATGTGGAGGAGAGACTTTGTGTGTGATTGACTGCGAGTCAGGACACGTGCTGAAGAAATACAAGGTTCCTGGTGAG GAGTTCTTCTCAATAGCATGGTCCACGGTGCTGATGTCCAGGACTGGTGGCTCTGGCCGGCCCTGCAATATCCTGGCAGCTGGGGGTAAGAGGGGTCTGGTGAAGCTCATCCATCCCCGAGTCAACCTGGCATTTGGAGAGTTTCGTGCCAGTCGACGGGCCATTTCCATCATGCGCTTCAGTCCACGAAGCGCTAGCTTCCTCTTCA ctgGGACATATGAAAATAAGATCTTTTTGTGGGACATTGGTGGACTGGATCGTGATTACAACTTCAAAATAAG TAAGCTGCTAGTCCTGGAGACGGGCTCCActcctctgcatctctctctgccCCCCTCGTCTCCAGACACACACCTCCTCTCAGGCTGCGATGACGGCCTGTATATCTTTAACACCGAGCTCAGCAAAAACACGCAGAAAAG aaatgaggagatggagattgTGTTTCCAGTTTACAAGAAAAAGGACAAGAAAAACACCTACCGGACTATTGATGGACTGAGCTTCCTCTCAGATGATATAGTGG CGTCCAAGAGCCACATGCAGGGCTCTATCTACCTGTGGAGCTGGAGAGCCACGCGGGCCTCCTGGAATGGCAGAAAGAAAGAGGTGGCAGCTGTCGTTCTGGCTGAACTGCAGTGGTCCAGCACGGACATCCCATACCTGTCTCTCAGCACCTGTCCAG gaTATGGTTATGTGGTGTGTGGGGATGAGCAAGGCAGGCTGTGGATGTACCATATCACAGACACCATGATGGAAAACTTCAAGAGTGGAAAAACAATCTCAGCCACTGAG GTGCTGGAGTGGCCATCACCGGTTCGAGCTGGAATGGGTGCATTAGAGGGGCCATCTATTAACAGCATAGCCATGGATCCTGAGCTACATTACTTAGTTGCCCTTACTGACAAGAACATGGCTGTGGTTTGGAAGAGAGAGAGCCGATGA
- the lrwd1 gene encoding leucine-rich repeat and WD repeat-containing protein 1 isoform X2 codes for MEKITEKILLEKSSPKTNKLEQIKILNLSRMGLKSEDLPVPLLSKLCSLEQLDLSGNMLQEIPKGLHLPSLKILNCSNNDLEDVVSLEALRNIEELRLEDNLYLTVNDEHKVIFLLPKLRMFNGKDISSTAHHIRHGSTEILGKRVIGVWERSFSLPDPITAQSLAAVEKRFIAACAQIKYGPNSLSEYTKWRVEMIAKEYLKSLTCSEEEEGGKVTDTTPTKENETRTERKTRDLGGNSITSPQKRTRNNSEVAAEASPRKSSRLASAAPVEASPRKSTRVTSTPQKAGPIMSSPRKHTRMTNAGTPEGSPRKSSRLENAGKTESPRKAAKSVISTPTSRPAKDETPRKTAKDQTTSQQSKLKTAKTENNTPRKTASAKLKVPQEPVSLQPVHVLQCHSRQDSPEDFSTQLWACAFEPPRECSGGSRTVATCGGETLCVIDCESGHVLKKYKVPGEEFFSIAWSTVLMSRTGGSGRPCNILAAGGKRGLVKLIHPRVNLAFGEFRASRRAISIMRFSPRSASFLFTGTYENKIFLWDIGGLDRDYNFKISKLLVLETGSTPLHLSLPPSSPDTHLLSGCDDGLYIFNTELSKNTQKRNEEMEIVFPVYKKKDKKNTYRTIDGLSFLSDDIVASKSHMQGSIYLWSWRATRASWNGRKKEVAAVVLAELQWSSTDIPYLSLSTCPGYGYVVCGDEQGRLWMYHITDTMMENFKSGKTISATEVLEWPSPVRAGMGALEGPSINSIAMDPELHYLVALTDKNMAVVWKRESR; via the exons ATGGAGAAGATAACAGAGAAGATACTGCTGGAGAAAAGCTCTCCAAAGACCAACAAGTTGGAACAGATCAAGATCCTCAA TCTCTCACGCATGGGACTGAAGAGCGAGGATCTGCCTGTGCCTCTGCTATCTAAACTGTGTAGTCTGGAGCAGTTGGATTTGTCTGGGAACATGCTGCAGGAGATTCCTAAAGGCCTCCATCTGCCCTCTCTGAAGATCCTTAACTGCTCAAACAATGATCTGGAGGATGTAGTGTCACTGGAAGCCCTGAGAAACATAGAGGAACTCCGACTAGAGGACAACCTCTACCTCACA GTCAATGATGAACACAAAGTGATCTTCCTGTTACCTAAACTGAGAATGTTCAATGGGAAGGATATTAGCTCCACGGCGCATCATATCCGCCACGGCAGCACCGAGATCCTCGGGAAGAGG GTGATTGGTGTGTGGGAACGAAGCTTCAGTCTCCCTGATCCCATTACAGCACAAAGTCTGGCTGCTGTTGAGAAGCGCTTTATTGCTGCCTGTGCCCAAATCAAATATGGTCCAAATTCCTTGAGTGAATACACAAAGTGGAGG GTTGAAATGATTGCAAAGGAATATTTGAAGTCACTGACATGcagtgaagaagaagaaggaggtaAAGTCACAGACACAACTCCAACAAAGGAAAATGAG ACTCGCACAGAGAGAAAAACTCGTGATCTTGGTGGTAACAGTATCACAAGTCCTCAGAAAAGAACCAGAAACAACTCTGAGGTGGCAGCAGAGGCCAGTCCACGAAAGTCGAGTCGCCTGGCGAGCGCAGCTCCAGTTGAGGCTAGTCCACGAAAATCCACGCGTGTGACAAGTACTCCACAGAAAGCTGGCCCTATAATGTCCAGCCCGAGAAAGCACACCAGAATGACCAATGCAGGCACCCCAGAGGGGAGTCCAAGGAAATCAAGCCGTCTAGAAAATGCTGGCAAAACTGAAAGCCCCAGGAAGGCAGCAAAGTCAGTCATATCTACGCCCACATCAAGACCAGCTAAAGATGAGACCCCGAGGAAAACAGCTAAAGATCAGACCACAAGTCAACAGAGCAAACTGAAAACTGCCAAAACAGAAAACAACACTCCTCGGAAAACTGCCAGTGCCAAACTCAAAGTTCCTCAG GAGCCGGTGAGTCTGCAGCCGGTGCATGTCTTGCAGTGTCACAGTCGACAGGACAGTCCTGAGGACTTCAGCACTCAGCTTTGGGCCTGTGCCTTTGAGCCCCCGCGGGAATGTAGCGGTGGGTCTCGGACAGTTGCCACATGTGGAGGAGAGACTTTGTGTGTGATTGACTGCGAGTCAGGACACGTGCTGAAGAAATACAAGGTTCCTGGTGAG GAGTTCTTCTCAATAGCATGGTCCACGGTGCTGATGTCCAGGACTGGTGGCTCTGGCCGGCCCTGCAATATCCTGGCAGCTGGGGGTAAGAGGGGTCTGGTGAAGCTCATCCATCCCCGAGTCAACCTGGCATTTGGAGAGTTTCGTGCCAGTCGACGGGCCATTTCCATCATGCGCTTCAGTCCACGAAGCGCTAGCTTCCTCTTCA ctgGGACATATGAAAATAAGATCTTTTTGTGGGACATTGGTGGACTGGATCGTGATTACAACTTCAAAATAAG TAAGCTGCTAGTCCTGGAGACGGGCTCCActcctctgcatctctctctgccCCCCTCGTCTCCAGACACACACCTCCTCTCAGGCTGCGATGACGGCCTGTATATCTTTAACACCGAGCTCAGCAAAAACACGCAGAAAAG aaatgaggagatggagattgTGTTTCCAGTTTACAAGAAAAAGGACAAGAAAAACACCTACCGGACTATTGATGGACTGAGCTTCCTCTCAGATGATATAGTGG CGTCCAAGAGCCACATGCAGGGCTCTATCTACCTGTGGAGCTGGAGAGCCACGCGGGCCTCCTGGAATGGCAGAAAGAAAGAGGTGGCAGCTGTCGTTCTGGCTGAACTGCAGTGGTCCAGCACGGACATCCCATACCTGTCTCTCAGCACCTGTCCAG gaTATGGTTATGTGGTGTGTGGGGATGAGCAAGGCAGGCTGTGGATGTACCATATCACAGACACCATGATGGAAAACTTCAAGAGTGGAAAAACAATCTCAGCCACTGAG GTGCTGGAGTGGCCATCACCGGTTCGAGCTGGAATGGGTGCATTAGAGGGGCCATCTATTAACAGCATAGCCATGGATCCTGAGCTACATTACTTAGTTGCCCTTACTGACAAGAACATGGCTGTGGTTTGGAAGAGAGAGAGCCGATGA